The following proteins are co-located in the Flavobacterium sp. CECT 9288 genome:
- the kduI gene encoding 5-dehydro-4-deoxy-D-glucuronate isomerase, with protein MTNFSFRYATNPTDFKKYGTDELREQFLIENIFVPDEIQLTYSMYDRYVVGGVMPVKSSLKLETIPYLKSENFLDRRELGIINVGGAGVVTVDGVVYELNTKEALYVGQGCKEVLFANADGQQALFYINSAPAHTSYPTKKIGREDAEIIPLGDEITANKRILNKLIVNSIVQTCQLQMGLTELLPGNVWNTMPAHTHDRRMEAYFYFDIQAPQTVCHFMGEPQNTRHLFMQNHQAVLSPEWSIHSGAGTSNYSFIWGMAGENLDYGDMDIVAPNELR; from the coding sequence ATGACAAATTTTTCTTTTAGATATGCAACCAATCCTACTGATTTTAAAAAGTATGGAACCGATGAATTAAGAGAACAGTTTTTAATAGAAAATATATTTGTTCCTGATGAAATTCAGCTTACGTATTCCATGTATGATCGGTATGTTGTTGGTGGAGTTATGCCAGTAAAATCAAGCTTAAAATTAGAAACAATTCCATATTTAAAGTCTGAAAACTTTTTAGATAGGAGAGAATTGGGAATAATCAATGTAGGTGGAGCCGGAGTTGTAACCGTTGATGGAGTTGTCTATGAATTGAATACTAAGGAAGCGCTTTATGTAGGTCAAGGTTGTAAAGAGGTTCTTTTTGCAAATGCTGATGGACAACAAGCCTTGTTTTATATCAATTCGGCACCAGCTCATACTTCTTATCCAACAAAAAAAATTGGTAGAGAAGATGCGGAAATCATTCCACTGGGAGATGAAATTACAGCTAATAAACGCATTCTAAATAAGCTGATAGTAAATAGTATTGTACAAACCTGTCAACTTCAAATGGGGCTAACAGAGTTGTTACCGGGTAATGTTTGGAACACCATGCCCGCTCATACTCATGATCGCAGAATGGAAGCTTATTTTTATTTTGATATTCAAGCTCCGCAAACAGTGTGTCATTTTATGGGAGAGCCACAAAATACAAGGCATCTTTTTATGCAAAATCACCAAGCAGTTTTATCACCAGAGTGGTCTATACATTCAGGTGCGGGTACAAGTAATTACTCTTTTATTTGGGGTATGGCTGGAGAGAATTTAGATTATGGAGATATGGATATTGTAGCACCTAATGAACTAAGATAA
- a CDS encoding gluconate 5-dehydrogenase, whose amino-acid sequence MNLFDLKGKRALITGGTHGLGLAMAEGLAQAGAALVITGTTPSKMEEALAYYSQKGYTVSGYLFDVTDENAAAENLERITKEQGDIHILINNAGIIKRELAINMPIADFRKVIDVDLVGPFIMSQLVAKQMIERQEGKIINICSMMSELGRNSVSAYAAAKGGLKMLTRNLATEWAKYNIQVNGIGPGYFATTQTEPIRVDGHPFNDFIINRTPAARWGNPEDLAGTAVFLASKASDFVNGQIVYVDGGILATIGKPINEN is encoded by the coding sequence ATGAATTTATTTGATTTAAAAGGAAAAAGAGCTTTGATTACCGGTGGAACTCACGGATTAGGTTTGGCTATGGCCGAAGGTCTCGCTCAAGCTGGTGCAGCACTTGTCATTACAGGAACAACACCCTCTAAAATGGAAGAAGCTCTTGCTTATTATTCACAAAAAGGATATACCGTTTCGGGTTATTTATTTGATGTTACGGATGAGAATGCAGCAGCAGAAAATCTTGAACGCATTACAAAAGAGCAAGGTGATATTCATATTTTAATAAACAATGCGGGTATTATTAAGAGAGAATTAGCTATTAATATGCCTATTGCTGATTTTAGAAAGGTGATTGATGTAGATCTTGTTGGTCCGTTTATTATGTCTCAACTTGTTGCTAAACAAATGATTGAAAGACAAGAAGGCAAGATAATTAACATTTGTTCTATGATGAGTGAGCTAGGACGCAATAGCGTATCTGCTTATGCTGCTGCAAAAGGTGGACTCAAGATGCTTACTAGAAATTTAGCTACAGAATGGGCAAAGTATAATATTCAAGTTAATGGGATTGGTCCAGGATATTTTGCCACTACACAAACAGAACCTATACGCGTAGATGGTCATCCGTTTAACGATTTTATAATCAACAGAACGCCAGCTGCACGTTGGGGAAATCCTGAAGATTTAGCAGGAACAGCTGTTTTTTTAGCTTCAAAAGCTAGTGACTTTGTAAACGGTCAAATTGTATATGTAGATGGTGGAATTTTGGCCACTATTGGGAAACCTATAAACGAAAATTAA
- the uxaC gene encoding glucuronate isomerase — MSAPFIHDNFLLENKYAEELYHDFSKNQPIIDYHNHLSPQYIAEDKIFENCTQVWINGDHYKWRAMRTLGIKEQFITGNATDKDKFLQWAKTVPYTMRNPLFHWTHLELARYFDIHELLNEKTAEKIYEESSAKIASKEYSTQNLLKKVNASFVCTTEDPIDTLEHHQFLTKNPFETKVSTAFRPDKAILILNDGYNAYINSLGEVAGISIDSYADLCIALEKRIDYFDQNGCKLCDHGLDQIYFESFTEVEVNRIFRKKRENVSITTEEAFKFQSAILLFLSETYHKYGWVQQFHLGALRNNNERMHRILGPDTGWDSIGDYPQALKLSRFLNALDTQDKLTKTIIYNLNPADNEVMATMIGNFNDGSVKGKVQFGSGWWFLDQKDGMTKQLNALSNMGLISCFIGMLTDSRSFLSFPRHEYFRRILCNLLGDEIKRGELPPDMEWIGKMVSDISYHNAKEYFNL; from the coding sequence ATGAGTGCGCCATTTATACACGATAATTTTTTATTAGAAAATAAATATGCAGAAGAGTTGTATCATGATTTTTCTAAAAATCAGCCTATTATAGATTATCATAATCACCTATCACCACAGTATATTGCTGAAGATAAAATTTTTGAAAATTGTACTCAAGTTTGGATAAATGGAGACCATTACAAGTGGCGTGCCATGAGAACTCTGGGTATTAAGGAACAATTTATTACTGGAAATGCAACGGATAAAGATAAGTTTTTACAATGGGCTAAAACGGTTCCTTACACGATGCGTAATCCATTGTTTCATTGGACACATCTAGAGCTTGCCAGATATTTTGATATTCATGAGCTATTAAATGAAAAAACAGCCGAAAAAATCTATGAGGAATCATCGGCAAAAATAGCTTCAAAAGAATACAGTACTCAAAACTTGTTAAAAAAAGTAAATGCCAGTTTTGTGTGTACAACTGAGGATCCAATTGACACTCTAGAACACCATCAGTTTTTAACTAAAAACCCATTTGAAACTAAAGTTAGTACCGCTTTTAGACCAGATAAAGCTATTCTTATTTTAAACGATGGGTATAATGCTTACATCAATTCATTAGGTGAAGTTGCAGGTATTTCGATTGATTCGTATGCTGATTTGTGCATAGCTTTAGAAAAAAGAATTGATTATTTTGATCAAAACGGTTGTAAACTTTGTGATCATGGCTTGGATCAGATTTATTTCGAAAGTTTTACTGAGGTTGAAGTAAATCGTATTTTTAGAAAGAAAAGAGAAAACGTGTCTATAACTACTGAGGAGGCTTTTAAATTTCAATCAGCTATTTTATTATTTTTATCCGAAACGTATCACAAGTATGGCTGGGTGCAACAGTTTCATTTAGGAGCATTACGAAATAATAATGAGCGAATGCACCGTATTTTAGGGCCAGACACAGGATGGGATTCTATAGGAGATTATCCGCAAGCGTTAAAACTTTCTCGTTTTTTAAATGCTTTGGATACCCAAGATAAATTAACAAAAACGATAATTTATAATTTGAATCCTGCTGATAATGAAGTTATGGCTACGATGATTGGTAATTTTAATGATGGTAGCGTAAAAGGAAAAGTGCAATTTGGTTCAGGATGGTGGTTTTTAGATCAAAAGGATGGAATGACAAAACAATTGAACGCACTTTCTAATATGGGGTTAATAAGTTGTTTTATAGGAATGTTGACTGATTCTAGAAGTTTTTTATCATTTCCAAGACATGAATATTTCCGTAGAATTTTGTGCAATTTGTTAGGTGATGAAATTAAAAGGGGAGAGTTACCACCAGATATGGAATGGATTGGTAAAATGGTTTCTGACATTAGCTATCACAATGCAAAAGAGTATTTTAATTTGTAA
- a CDS encoding cupin domain-containing protein, whose translation MSKNSSNQLFFLADEMHWEIASTGVLRQLTGFDDRVMMVNVKFKEGAIGPMHKHTHTQLTYVAEGKFEVTIESDTCVLKKGDSFQVPSNSLHGVLCLEEGILIDVFSPMRADFIK comes from the coding sequence ATGTCTAAAAATAGTTCCAATCAATTATTTTTCTTGGCAGATGAAATGCATTGGGAAATTGCTAGTACTGGTGTTTTAAGACAGCTAACAGGATTTGATGATCGTGTTATGATGGTGAATGTTAAATTTAAAGAAGGCGCTATAGGACCTATGCACAAGCACACGCACACACAACTGACGTATGTAGCCGAGGGTAAATTTGAGGTTACCATTGAATCTGATACCTGTGTTTTAAAAAAAGGGGATTCATTTCAGGTTCCATCTAATAGTTTGCATGGTGTTTTATGCCTAGAAGAAGGTATTTTGATTGATGTTTTTAGTCCTATGAGAGCTGATTTTATTAAATAG
- a CDS encoding sugar kinase — protein sequence MSKVVTFGEIMLRLSTERHLRFEQAKTFTASYGGGEFNVAASLANYGIEAEFVTRIPDNEIGVCAEKEMRKMNVSSKNILRGGERLGTYFLETGAGTRGSNVVYDRAHSAMATIKKGLINWEQVFEGATWFHWSGITPAISNSAAEACLEAVLVAHKLGLTISCDLNYRSKLWQYGKTPSEVMPEILKYSNVILGDIDTAYFMLGLSKVQPNYQDLVSLPSLYGKLFQLCPNLKIAATTLRYSVSASHQRIGGILYDGKHISNAAVKEVTPVVDRVGSGDAFMGGLIYGLLNFPVSNQRALDFAVAACCLKHTIAGDYNLVTIKEIENMLDGDGSGLVSR from the coding sequence ATGAGTAAAGTAGTCACTTTTGGCGAAATAATGTTAAGACTTTCAACAGAAAGACATTTGCGTTTTGAACAAGCCAAAACTTTCACAGCATCTTACGGTGGAGGTGAATTTAATGTAGCGGCATCATTAGCAAATTATGGAATTGAAGCTGAATTTGTTACTAGAATTCCTGATAATGAGATAGGAGTTTGTGCAGAGAAAGAAATGAGAAAAATGAACGTAAGTTCTAAAAATATTCTTCGTGGCGGGGAACGTTTGGGGACTTATTTTTTAGAAACTGGAGCAGGAACAAGAGGTAGTAATGTGGTTTATGATAGGGCTCACAGCGCTATGGCTACAATTAAGAAAGGGTTAATTAACTGGGAACAGGTTTTTGAGGGTGCAACATGGTTCCATTGGAGTGGTATTACTCCAGCAATTTCTAATAGTGCTGCAGAAGCTTGCTTAGAGGCTGTTCTTGTGGCTCATAAATTGGGATTAACAATTTCATGTGATTTAAATTATAGATCTAAATTATGGCAATATGGTAAAACACCTAGTGAAGTTATGCCAGAAATTCTTAAATACAGTAATGTCATTTTAGGTGATATTGATACAGCATATTTTATGTTGGGTTTATCTAAAGTGCAACCTAATTATCAAGACTTAGTTTCATTGCCGTCCTTATACGGTAAATTATTTCAGCTATGTCCTAACTTAAAAATTGCAGCTACGACACTCCGCTATTCTGTGAGTGCATCACACCAAAGAATTGGAGGTATATTATATGATGGTAAACATATAAGTAATGCAGCAGTAAAAGAAGTAACGCCTGTGGTGGATAGAGTGGGTAGTGGTGACGCTTTTATGGGTGGTTTAATTTATGGATTATTGAATTTTCCAGTAAGTAATCAACGTGCTTTAGATTTTGCAGTTGCCGCTTGTTGTTTAAAACATACCATTGCAGGAGATTATAACTTGGTTACAATAAAAGAAATAGAAAACATGCTAGATGGAGACGGATCTGGTTTAGTTTCACGATAA
- a CDS encoding bifunctional 4-hydroxy-2-oxoglutarate aldolase/2-dehydro-3-deoxy-phosphogluconate aldolase encodes MARYSRIEVANAMASTGLVPLFFHNDVELGKKIIKACYDGGARLMEFTSRGDFAFEVFGALNKYAFSELPGMILGVGSVTDAAAASLYMQLGANFIITPVLREDIALICNRRKVLWSPGCASLTEIARAEELGCEIVKLFPGDVYGPQFVKGIKGPCPWTSIMPTGGVTTDKANLKSWFDSGVTCVGIGSQLISQVVIENQDFLGLENTVRNTLENIKQIRDENKK; translated from the coding sequence ATGGCACGATATTCTAGAATTGAAGTAGCAAATGCAATGGCATCAACGGGTTTAGTCCCATTGTTTTTTCATAATGACGTAGAACTTGGAAAAAAAATTATAAAAGCATGTTATGATGGTGGTGCCAGATTGATGGAGTTTACCAGTCGAGGTGATTTTGCTTTTGAAGTTTTTGGAGCCTTGAACAAATATGCATTTTCAGAACTGCCAGGAATGATTCTAGGTGTAGGTTCTGTTACTGATGCTGCTGCAGCATCGCTGTACATGCAACTTGGAGCTAATTTTATTATAACGCCTGTATTGCGGGAAGATATTGCACTTATTTGCAATCGTAGGAAAGTGCTATGGTCGCCGGGTTGCGCATCCCTTACAGAGATTGCTCGTGCAGAGGAATTAGGATGTGAAATTGTAAAACTTTTCCCTGGAGATGTATACGGTCCTCAATTTGTCAAGGGGATCAAAGGTCCTTGTCCTTGGACTAGTATTATGCCTACAGGTGGTGTAACTACTGATAAAGCAAACTTAAAAAGTTGGTTTGATTCAGGTGTAACTTGTGTAGGTATTGGTTCTCAATTAATATCACAAGTTGTAATAGAAAATCAAGATTTTCTTGGACTTGAAAACACAGTAAGAAATACCCTTGAAAATATAAAACAAATTCGAGACGAAAATAAAAAGTAA
- a CDS encoding SDR family oxidoreductase has product METNFSLKGKVIVVTGGTGIIGNSFIKSIVGAGGIVGILGRNEKIAHQRVKEIHDKGGRAIALLADVTNEAQLLLARDKMLDAFGRIDGLVNAAGGNIQDAVVQPDQDIFSLNINALEQVMQLNLLGTILPTQVFGASIQQAGSGSIVNISSVVSQLAVTKVLGYSLAKSSIDSYTKWFATELAIRYGDAIRMNSIAPGFFLTEQNKTLLTNQDGTLTDRGNQVLQSTPFRRFGHPDELAGALIWLLSDASKFVTGSKITVDGGFTIFSGV; this is encoded by the coding sequence ATGGAAACTAATTTTTCATTAAAAGGGAAGGTGATTGTAGTCACTGGAGGAACTGGAATTATAGGGAATTCATTTATAAAAAGTATTGTTGGCGCAGGAGGTATCGTTGGTATTCTGGGCAGAAATGAAAAAATAGCTCATCAACGAGTTAAAGAAATACATGATAAAGGTGGTAGGGCCATTGCCTTACTTGCAGATGTTACAAATGAAGCCCAATTACTTTTAGCAAGGGATAAAATGTTAGATGCTTTTGGTAGAATTGATGGCTTAGTAAATGCTGCAGGAGGAAATATTCAAGATGCCGTTGTGCAACCAGATCAGGATATTTTTAGTCTTAATATTAATGCTTTAGAACAAGTGATGCAGTTAAATTTACTAGGAACCATTTTACCTACACAGGTTTTTGGTGCAAGTATTCAACAAGCAGGATCGGGCAGTATAGTTAATATTTCATCTGTAGTATCTCAACTGGCGGTAACTAAAGTTTTAGGGTATAGTTTAGCTAAATCATCAATAGACAGTTACACTAAATGGTTTGCTACTGAACTTGCCATACGGTATGGAGATGCCATCAGAATGAATTCTATTGCGCCAGGTTTTTTTTTAACAGAACAAAACAAAACCTTACTTACAAACCAAGATGGAACCCTAACAGATAGAGGAAATCAAGTATTGCAAAGTACTCCTTTCAGACGTTTTGGTCATCCTGATGAACTTGCAGGAGCATTAATATGGTTGTTAAGTGACGCCTCAAAATTTGTAACCGGTTCTAAAATTACAGTAGATGGTGGCTTTACAATTTTTAGTGGAGTATAA
- a CDS encoding tagaturonate reductase: MMNLNRKNKNLEVLNPIKVVQFGEGNFLRAFVDYAFQELNDSLEFNAGIAVVQPIENGMVDLLNNQDGLYTLFLKGLTKGQEIQEKKLITNLVTGINPYVNFQDFLALAKEKELQFVISNTTESGIAYVSTDTPTMQPPSSYPAKLTLLLYERFKFFNGDPNKGLYIIPCELINNNADTLKEFIIKYSNDWNLGTDFIDWVNQNNSFHNTLVDRIVPGYPRTEIEEYNNQLEYTDNLIVTAETFFLWVIEGGDALSAKLPFHKTSLDVKIVDDMQPYRTRKVRILNGAHTAMVPFSLLFGNETVKQTVDHIFTGSFVNDAIFKEINETIAMDKVELDLFAEDILDRFRNPFIKHNLSSIALNSIDKFKVRVLPSIVEYVKKFDKTPTNLIFSFACLIRFYQGTWNGEKLPLDDNPEIITFFEDVWKTNSLEEVVQKTLSNIGFWGQDLNAINGLSNDLVLALTEIEKNGIEKGYANFSQKK, encoded by the coding sequence ATCATGAATTTAAATAGAAAAAATAAAAACCTAGAGGTCTTAAATCCTATAAAAGTAGTGCAATTTGGCGAAGGTAATTTTTTAAGAGCTTTTGTTGATTATGCTTTTCAAGAGCTTAATGATTCTTTAGAATTTAATGCAGGAATTGCAGTTGTTCAACCCATAGAGAATGGTATGGTCGACTTGCTTAACAATCAAGATGGTTTGTATACGCTATTCTTGAAAGGATTAACTAAAGGACAAGAAATCCAAGAAAAAAAATTAATTACAAACTTGGTTACAGGGATTAATCCATATGTAAACTTTCAGGATTTTTTGGCTTTAGCCAAAGAAAAGGAGCTTCAATTTGTAATTTCTAATACTACTGAGTCTGGAATTGCTTATGTCTCAACAGACACTCCTACAATGCAACCACCTAGTTCTTATCCCGCTAAGTTAACACTTCTTTTATACGAAAGATTTAAGTTTTTTAACGGTGATCCTAATAAGGGTTTGTATATTATTCCATGTGAATTAATTAATAATAATGCAGATACGCTTAAGGAATTCATTATCAAATACAGTAATGATTGGAATTTAGGCACTGATTTTATAGATTGGGTAAACCAAAATAATAGTTTTCATAATACGCTAGTTGATAGGATTGTACCTGGTTATCCAAGAACTGAAATTGAGGAATACAACAATCAATTAGAGTATACCGACAATTTAATTGTAACTGCTGAAACCTTTTTTCTGTGGGTTATTGAAGGTGGTGACGCTTTAAGTGCCAAATTACCTTTTCATAAAACCAGTTTAGATGTGAAAATTGTAGATGATATGCAACCGTATAGAACGAGAAAAGTTCGTATTTTAAATGGTGCTCATACTGCAATGGTTCCATTTTCATTACTATTTGGTAATGAAACTGTAAAACAAACTGTAGATCATATTTTTACAGGATCTTTTGTCAATGATGCTATTTTTAAAGAAATAAATGAAACCATAGCAATGGACAAGGTTGAACTTGATCTTTTTGCAGAGGACATTTTAGACCGTTTTAGAAATCCATTCATAAAACATAATTTATCAAGTATTGCACTTAATTCTATTGATAAATTTAAAGTTAGAGTGTTGCCAAGTATTGTGGAATATGTTAAAAAGTTTGATAAAACCCCAACAAATCTTATATTCTCTTTTGCTTGTCTCATTAGGTTTTATCAAGGAACTTGGAACGGAGAAAAACTGCCGCTTGATGATAATCCCGAAATTATAACTTTTTTTGAGGATGTTTGGAAAACAAATAGTTTAGAGGAAGTAGTTCAAAAAACGCTTTCAAATATTGGTTTTTGGGGGCAAGATTTAAATGCAATTAATGGATTATCCAATGATTTAGTGTTAGCATTGACGGAAATTGAAAAAAATGGGATTGAAAAGGGCTATGCTAATTTCAGTCAAAAAAAATAA